Proteins found in one Labrenzia sp. VG12 genomic segment:
- a CDS encoding ABC transporter ATP-binding protein translates to MTSLSLKGVCKSYGTVEVLRNINLEIEPGELIVFVGPSGCGKSTLLRMIAGLEKITGGTLEIDDMVVNDVPPAQRGIAMVFQSYALYPHMTVYDNMAFALKLAGKSRDEIDTAVRAAADRLQLTQYLDRLPKALSGGQRQRVAIGRSIVRDPKVFLFDEPLSNLDAALRVATRIEIAQLKESMPDSTMIYVTHDQVEAMTLASRIVVLHGGDVEQFGAPLDLYERPANTFVAQFIGSPAMNLVEAKVTATGSQTSVVMSDGGHADVPIASQDSDKDQTVKLGVRPEDLTVTESDDYLVSAEVEIIEALGETTVLYFKAQNGGAPLIAKLPGIHKISRGTTIRLTAAPEKLHLFDGNGKSFLYR, encoded by the coding sequence ATGACCTCCTTGTCTCTGAAAGGCGTCTGCAAGTCCTACGGCACCGTCGAGGTTCTGCGGAACATCAATCTGGAAATCGAACCGGGCGAACTGATCGTCTTTGTCGGTCCCTCGGGCTGCGGAAAGTCGACGCTCCTGCGCATGATTGCAGGGCTGGAAAAGATCACCGGCGGAACGCTGGAAATCGACGACATGGTCGTCAATGACGTGCCGCCGGCGCAGCGCGGCATTGCCATGGTGTTCCAGTCCTACGCGCTCTATCCGCATATGACGGTCTACGACAACATGGCTTTCGCGCTGAAGCTGGCCGGCAAGTCCCGCGACGAGATCGACACGGCCGTGCGGGCGGCGGCGGACCGGCTGCAGCTGACGCAATATCTGGACCGCCTGCCGAAGGCATTGTCCGGCGGTCAGCGCCAGCGTGTTGCCATCGGCCGGTCGATCGTGCGGGACCCGAAGGTGTTCCTCTTCGACGAGCCGTTGTCGAACCTGGATGCGGCCCTGCGTGTCGCAACCCGGATCGAGATCGCTCAGCTGAAGGAAAGCATGCCCGACAGCACGATGATCTACGTCACCCACGACCAGGTGGAGGCCATGACGCTGGCCAGCCGGATCGTTGTCTTGCACGGCGGCGATGTCGAGCAGTTCGGCGCCCCGCTGGATCTTTACGAGCGCCCGGCCAACACGTTCGTTGCCCAGTTCATCGGCTCACCGGCGATGAACCTGGTCGAGGCCAAGGTCACGGCGACGGGCAGCCAGACGTCGGTCGTCATGTCCGACGGCGGCCATGCAGATGTGCCGATCGCCTCGCAGGACAGCGACAAGGACCAGACGGTCAAGCTGGGCGTGCGCCCGGAAGACCTGACGGTGACGGAAAGCGACGACTATCTGGTGTCTGCCGAAGTGGAGATTATTGAGGCGCTTGGCGAAACCACCGTGCTTTACTTCAAGGCGCAAAACGGTGGCGCGCCGCTGATCGCCAAGTTGCCGGGCATTCACAAGATCTCCCGTGGCACCACGATCCGTCTGACCGCGGCCCCGGAAAAACTGCACCTCTTCGACGGCAACGGGAAATCATTCCTGTACCGGTAA
- a CDS encoding carbohydrate ABC transporter permease yields MFTDNPALLGLFTIVFGVGACLGYFFFSNVILDKVIFPARGPNAGKNINRANMVRPWLFLFPAIFALTLYLAYPVFETLRLSLTDRSLDGAFVGFENYRKMMNESKFWEAVRNNMLWLIVVPAASTAFGLLVAQLTDRIRWGNLAKSLIFMPMAISFVGASVIFKLIYDTRPADQNQIGVLNHVWLKFDGGVGSILMLQVLPTLLYLAFAGIVAYVAWLFAKDIIAKGQDRSPWLLPLRLLVAVAGVWLVWLSVSSAVGVWIVELPYGEPQTWLTLPFWNNFFLMVVLIWIQTGFAMVILSAALRGIPEETVEAAIVDGANPFQIFFKIKVPQIMGTIVVVWTTITLTVLKVFDIVFAMTNGQWETQVLANYMYDKLFRANDWGIGSASAIIIMLLVTPILVWNVYNARKEMK; encoded by the coding sequence ATGTTCACGGACAACCCGGCCTTGTTGGGTCTGTTCACCATCGTCTTTGGCGTTGGGGCATGCTTAGGGTATTTTTTCTTTTCGAATGTCATCCTCGACAAGGTGATCTTTCCTGCCAGGGGGCCGAATGCGGGGAAGAACATCAACCGCGCCAACATGGTGCGTCCCTGGTTGTTCCTGTTTCCGGCCATCTTCGCACTGACGCTCTATCTCGCCTACCCGGTGTTCGAGACCCTGCGCCTGTCGCTGACCGACCGGTCGCTGGACGGGGCATTCGTCGGGTTCGAGAACTATCGCAAGATGATGAACGAGTCGAAGTTCTGGGAAGCGGTGCGCAACAACATGCTTTGGCTGATCGTTGTGCCGGCGGCGTCCACCGCCTTCGGCCTTCTGGTCGCGCAGCTTACCGACCGCATTCGCTGGGGCAACCTGGCGAAGTCTCTCATCTTCATGCCGATGGCGATTTCCTTTGTCGGCGCCTCGGTGATCTTCAAGCTGATCTACGACACCCGTCCGGCTGATCAGAACCAGATCGGCGTGCTCAATCACGTCTGGCTCAAGTTTGACGGCGGCGTCGGGTCAATCCTGATGCTGCAGGTTCTGCCGACGCTGCTCTATCTCGCCTTTGCCGGCATCGTTGCCTATGTCGCCTGGTTGTTTGCCAAGGACATCATCGCCAAGGGCCAGGACCGCTCGCCATGGCTGTTGCCGCTTCGCCTTTTGGTGGCGGTCGCAGGCGTCTGGCTGGTCTGGCTTTCCGTCAGTTCCGCGGTCGGCGTCTGGATTGTCGAGCTGCCCTATGGCGAGCCGCAGACCTGGCTGACGCTGCCCTTCTGGAACAACTTCTTCCTGATGGTGGTCCTGATCTGGATCCAGACCGGCTTTGCCATGGTCATTCTTTCCGCGGCCCTGCGCGGCATCCCGGAAGAAACCGTTGAAGCCGCCATCGTCGACGGCGCCAATCCGTTTCAGATCTTCTTCAAGATCAAGGTGCCGCAGATCATGGGCACGATCGTTGTCGTCTGGACCACGATCACACTCACCGTTCTGAAGGTCTTCGACATCGTCTTTGCCATGACCAACGGTCAGTGGGAAACCCAGGTTCTGGCCAACTATATGTATGACAAGCTCTTCCGCGCCAATGACTGGGGCATCGGCTCGGCAAGCGCGATCATCATCATGCTGCTGGTGACACCAATCCTCGTCTGGAACGTCTACAACGCCCGGAAGGAGATGAAATAA
- a CDS encoding GntR family transcriptional regulator translates to MSSKAKSTRVDNAYDRLKSEILKGELPPGFQAPEPDIANRLGMSRTPVREALIRLEADGLVGLVPRRGAKVLPICSRDICEIYQILSALEALAVRSAAGKKIESSATGAIRDLLDQSDEVLKKGDIEGWAVLDDRFHRWMASVSGNRRLEAEIGGFLDQIYRANNVLLRLNKAPAANAADHRKIYEAILAGDAELAAETASVHRLNGLSRMKILLETCGLSQV, encoded by the coding sequence ATGTCATCGAAAGCCAAATCCACACGCGTCGACAACGCTTATGATCGTTTGAAATCGGAAATCCTGAAAGGGGAGCTGCCTCCCGGGTTTCAGGCCCCGGAACCGGATATCGCCAATCGACTCGGCATGAGCCGAACGCCCGTACGAGAGGCGCTGATCCGCCTGGAAGCCGATGGGCTGGTCGGTCTGGTGCCGCGCCGCGGCGCCAAAGTACTGCCAATCTGCAGCAGGGACATCTGTGAGATCTACCAGATCCTGTCGGCGCTGGAGGCCCTCGCAGTGCGCTCTGCCGCAGGCAAGAAGATCGAGAGTTCGGCGACCGGCGCGATCCGGGATCTGCTCGATCAGTCGGATGAGGTTCTGAAAAAGGGCGACATCGAAGGCTGGGCCGTACTGGACGACCGGTTTCACCGGTGGATGGCGAGCGTCAGCGGCAACAGGCGCCTGGAGGCCGAGATCGGCGGGTTCCTGGACCAGATCTATCGGGCGAACAATGTTCTGCTGCGGCTCAACAAGGCGCCGGCCGCCAATGCGGCGGACCACCGCAAGATCTATGAGGCGATCCTGGCAGGAGATGCGGAGCTGGCGGCAGAAACCGCAAGTGTCCATCGTCTGAACGGCCTCAGCCGGATGAAGATCCTTCTTGAGACCTGCGGTCTGTCGCAGGTCTGA
- a CDS encoding LacI family DNA-binding transcriptional regulator: MSNGINLKELSQRLKLSQTTVSRALNGYPEVSEDTRKRVTEMAERLGYAPNSQARRLATGRAMAIGHVIPRSIHEMMNPIFLEFIAGAGETYSGHGYDMIISVVEDDKEEDAYRQIASRKKADGVIIHGPGHDEQRHKLLQQLNLPFVVHGRIPGAEEETSWIDMNNRRAFERAANLLLDLGHKRIALLNGLEHMDFARRRRKGFEEALIARGLTPDPRLMRSADMTEPFGCDNAMDMLKSDNPPTAFLVSSMISAIGVARAVGQCGLKTGKEISIITHDDALSFLPNSGEVPIFTCTRSSVRYAGQKAAELLLNMIADPLAKPASLHLDAELIIGQSTGPAPA, from the coding sequence ATGAGCAATGGCATAAACCTGAAAGAACTGTCGCAGCGCCTCAAGCTGTCGCAGACAACCGTCAGCCGCGCGCTCAACGGCTACCCCGAAGTAAGCGAAGACACACGCAAGCGTGTCACCGAAATGGCCGAGCGCCTTGGCTATGCCCCCAACAGCCAGGCACGGCGCCTTGCCACCGGCCGCGCCATGGCCATCGGCCATGTGATACCCCGCTCAATTCACGAGATGATGAACCCGATCTTCCTGGAATTCATTGCCGGCGCCGGAGAGACCTATTCCGGGCACGGCTACGACATGATCATCTCCGTGGTCGAGGATGACAAGGAAGAAGACGCCTATCGCCAGATCGCCTCGCGCAAGAAGGCCGACGGCGTGATCATTCATGGCCCGGGCCATGACGAGCAACGCCACAAGCTGCTGCAGCAGCTCAATCTGCCCTTCGTCGTTCATGGACGCATTCCGGGCGCCGAGGAAGAAACCTCCTGGATCGACATGAACAACCGGCGCGCCTTCGAGCGTGCAGCCAACCTGCTGCTCGATCTCGGCCACAAGCGGATCGCGCTCCTGAACGGGCTGGAGCACATGGATTTCGCCCGGCGGCGCCGCAAGGGGTTCGAGGAAGCCTTGATTGCCCGGGGCCTGACACCCGACCCGCGGCTCATGCGCAGCGCAGACATGACCGAGCCCTTCGGCTGCGACAACGCGATGGACATGCTGAAAAGCGACAATCCACCGACCGCGTTCCTCGTCTCATCGATGATTTCGGCGATCGGCGTGGCCCGCGCGGTTGGCCAATGCGGCCTCAAGACCGGCAAGGAGATCTCGATCATCACCCATGATGACGCCCTGTCCTTCCTGCCGAACAGCGGCGAAGTGCCGATTTTCACCTGCACCCGGTCTTCGGTGCGCTATGCCGGCCAGAAGGCAGCCGAGCTGCTGCTCAACATGATTGCCGATCCGCTCGCCAAACCGGCCTCGCTTCATCTCGACGCAGAACTGATTATCGGCCAGTCAACCGGCCCGGCCCCGGCCTGA
- a CDS encoding carbohydrate ABC transporter permease: protein MASIAGKKSGLTWAVHISVAALVLLWLFPTVGLFVSSFRSADQISSSGWWAALFPSQQNEVYRTSDPDDTRVAEGDRFVVTGNIFEGAPRDILAWGVSSRNIDAFQPGDTAEMKDGETVTLQPDGSYVWSGNDKQISGRGQRIFITATVPPEFSLENYQTILFSGSGQDNMAKAFFNTLTVTIPATIIPIVIAAFAAYALAWMEFPGRALLIAAVVALLVVPLQLALIPLLRLHLGIGIGKGYMGVWLAHTAFGMPLAVYLLRNYMVGLPRDIIENAKVDGATDFQIFTRIILPLSFPALASFAIFQFLWTWNDLLVAKVFLIDATGSTTVMTNQIVELLGTRGGNWEILATAAFVSIAVPLAVFFLMQRYLVRGLLAGSVK from the coding sequence ATGGCCAGTATCGCCGGTAAAAAATCGGGCCTGACCTGGGCCGTCCACATCTCCGTCGCCGCCCTGGTGCTTTTATGGCTGTTTCCGACCGTCGGCCTGTTCGTGTCGTCCTTCCGCTCCGCGGACCAGATTTCCAGCTCGGGCTGGTGGGCGGCCCTGTTTCCGTCGCAGCAGAACGAGGTTTACCGCACGAGTGATCCGGACGACACGCGCGTTGCCGAAGGCGACCGGTTCGTGGTGACCGGAAATATCTTCGAAGGCGCTCCGCGCGATATTCTCGCCTGGGGTGTGTCCTCGCGGAACATCGATGCCTTCCAGCCCGGCGATACGGCCGAGATGAAGGACGGTGAAACCGTGACGCTGCAGCCGGACGGCAGCTATGTCTGGAGCGGCAACGACAAGCAGATCTCCGGGCGGGGGCAGCGCATCTTCATCACTGCGACCGTGCCGCCGGAATTCTCCCTGGAGAATTACCAGACAATCCTCTTCTCCGGATCGGGCCAGGACAACATGGCCAAGGCGTTCTTCAACACGCTGACCGTGACCATTCCGGCGACGATCATCCCAATCGTGATCGCGGCCTTTGCCGCCTATGCGCTGGCCTGGATGGAGTTTCCGGGCAGGGCTCTGCTGATCGCCGCGGTCGTGGCGCTTCTGGTTGTGCCGCTTCAGCTCGCCCTGATCCCGCTCTTGCGTCTGCATCTCGGTATCGGCATCGGCAAGGGCTATATGGGGGTCTGGTTGGCACACACGGCCTTCGGCATGCCGCTGGCGGTCTATCTCTTGCGCAACTACATGGTCGGTCTGCCTCGGGACATCATCGAGAATGCCAAGGTCGATGGGGCGACGGATTTCCAGATCTTCACCCGGATCATCCTGCCGCTCAGTTTCCCGGCACTCGCCTCCTTTGCGATCTTCCAGTTCCTGTGGACCTGGAACGACCTGCTGGTGGCCAAGGTGTTCCTGATCGACGCGACCGGATCGACCACCGTCATGACCAACCAGATCGTCGAGCTGCTCGGAACGCGCGGCGGCAACTGGGAAATCCTGGCGACGGCCGCCTTCGTTTCGATCGCGGTGCCGCTGGCCGTCTTCTTCCTGATGCAGCGCTATCTGGTGCGGGGTCTCCTCGCAGGATCGGTCAAATAA
- a CDS encoding ABC transporter substrate-binding protein: MKTRLMACAAGLALSVGFGMSTAMAADLKFTPGEGPFNWDSYNAWAEKAPDLKGQTVTIAGPWLQPEDGYFRNVLAYFSEATGAEVIYTGSDSFEQQIVIDAEAGAAPNIAVFPQPGLAADMAARGLLTPLPDGMADWVADNYGAGESWVNLGTYKDKDGADQLYGFFYNVNVKSLVWYVPENFEDAGYEVPTTMEELKALTEQIVADGETPWCIGLGSGAATGWPATDWVEDLMLRTQPADVYDQWTKNEIPFDDERVVAAIEEFGWFARDDAKVAGGAGAVASTDFRDSPKGMFSSPPQCYLHRQASFVPAFFPDGVEFGTDVDFFYFPAYAEKDLGSPVLGGGTLMAITNPSDATSELMKFFELPISHEVMMAQTGFLTPHKGVNPQAYKDDTLRGQGEILVNASTFRFDGSDLMPGGVGAGTFWTGMVDYTGGKDAKAVAEEIQKSWDALK, from the coding sequence ATGAAAACACGTTTGATGGCCTGTGCCGCAGGCCTGGCACTGTCTGTGGGCTTTGGCATGAGCACTGCCATGGCCGCCGACCTGAAATTCACGCCGGGCGAAGGCCCGTTCAACTGGGACAGCTACAACGCATGGGCGGAGAAAGCGCCTGACCTGAAGGGGCAGACCGTGACCATCGCGGGTCCGTGGCTGCAGCCGGAAGACGGCTATTTCCGAAATGTTCTGGCCTATTTCTCCGAAGCCACCGGCGCGGAAGTGATCTATACCGGCTCCGATTCCTTCGAGCAGCAGATCGTGATCGACGCCGAAGCCGGCGCAGCTCCGAACATCGCCGTCTTCCCGCAGCCGGGTCTGGCCGCCGACATGGCTGCCCGCGGTCTGCTGACGCCGCTTCCGGACGGCATGGCCGACTGGGTGGCCGACAATTACGGCGCCGGCGAAAGCTGGGTCAACCTGGGGACCTACAAGGACAAGGACGGCGCGGACCAGCTCTACGGCTTTTTCTACAATGTCAACGTGAAGAGCCTTGTCTGGTACGTTCCGGAAAACTTCGAGGATGCCGGCTACGAAGTGCCGACCACCATGGAAGAGCTGAAAGCGCTGACCGAGCAGATCGTCGCAGACGGTGAAACGCCGTGGTGCATCGGTCTTGGTTCCGGGGCAGCCACCGGCTGGCCGGCGACCGACTGGGTGGAAGACCTGATGCTGCGCACCCAGCCGGCCGATGTCTACGACCAGTGGACCAAGAACGAAATTCCGTTCGATGACGAGCGCGTTGTTGCCGCCATCGAGGAATTCGGCTGGTTCGCACGGGACGATGCCAAAGTTGCCGGTGGTGCCGGCGCCGTCGCATCCACCGACTTCCGCGACAGCCCGAAAGGCATGTTCTCCTCGCCGCCGCAGTGCTACCTGCACCGCCAGGCGTCCTTCGTTCCGGCATTCTTCCCCGATGGTGTTGAATTCGGCACGGATGTCGACTTCTTCTACTTCCCGGCCTATGCCGAGAAAGACCTTGGTAGCCCGGTTCTCGGCGGCGGTACGCTGATGGCGATCACCAACCCGTCCGATGCGACCAGCGAACTGATGAAGTTCTTCGAGCTGCCGATCTCGCATGAAGTGATGATGGCGCAGACCGGCTTCCTGACGCCGCACAAGGGGGTCAACCCGCAGGCCTACAAGGACGATACGCTGCGTGGTCAGGGTGAAATTCTGGTCAATGCCAGCACCTTCCGCTTCGACGGATCCGACCTGATGCCAGGCGGTGTCGGTGCCGGCACGTTCTGGACCGGCATGGTCGACTATACCGGCGGCAAGGATGCCAAGGCCGTGGCCGAGGAAATCCAGAAGAGCTGGGACGCTCTGAAATAA